The proteins below come from a single Mycolicibacterium sp. TY81 genomic window:
- the mddA gene encoding methanethiol S-methyltransferase, with amino-acid sequence MKRYLTLGYGVLCYAVFLASFLYAVGFVGNVVVPRTVDHGITASIGEAVVVNLILLGLFAVQHSVMARPAFKRMWTRVVPQAIERSTYVLMSSLLLGLLYWQWRTMPQVVWHVTAPAGRYVLLTLFWVGWAIVLMSTFMISHVDLFGLRQVYLAWRGEPYRDLPFRTTMFYRVVRHPIMVGFIIAFWATPTMTAGHLLFSLATTGYILIAIQLEEHDLVAGLGAPYQDYRAEVPMMIPGLHPHHRAAGPRHAV; translated from the coding sequence ATGAAGCGCTATCTGACACTTGGTTACGGCGTGCTGTGTTACGCGGTGTTCCTGGCCTCGTTCCTCTACGCCGTCGGCTTCGTGGGCAACGTGGTGGTACCCCGCACCGTCGACCACGGCATCACCGCGTCGATCGGCGAGGCCGTCGTGGTCAACCTGATCCTGCTCGGGCTGTTCGCGGTGCAACACAGCGTGATGGCCCGGCCGGCGTTCAAACGGATGTGGACGCGCGTCGTGCCGCAGGCCATCGAGCGCAGCACCTACGTGCTGATGTCGAGCCTGCTGCTGGGCTTGCTGTACTGGCAATGGCGGACCATGCCACAGGTCGTCTGGCACGTCACCGCACCGGCCGGGCGCTACGTGCTGCTCACGCTGTTCTGGGTGGGCTGGGCGATCGTGCTGATGTCGACGTTCATGATCAGCCACGTCGATCTGTTCGGGCTGCGCCAGGTGTATCTCGCGTGGCGCGGAGAACCCTACCGCGACTTGCCTTTCCGGACCACGATGTTCTACCGCGTGGTGCGGCACCCGATCATGGTCGGCTTCATCATCGCGTTCTGGGCCACCCCGACGATGACGGCGGGACATCTGCTGTTCTCGCTCGCCACCACCGGGTACATCCTGATCGCGATCCAGCTCGAGGAGCACGACCTGGTCGCCGGCCTCGGAGCCCCGTACCAGGACTACCGCGCCGAGGTGCCGATGATGATCCCGGGACTACACCCGCACCATCGCGCAGCAGGACCGCGTCACGCGGTCTGA
- a CDS encoding N-acetyltransferase: MTVEAERRVTSWTVTPATPIDHPQIADFLATTVGIGGRKFAADSRDIAEQFDDALPDALLVVHDEAQRVRGYAALHEPHGLAPEFLADFVFDPATADDVVDATVVAVVARFQREAAVIPKAFLRSFIGPTQQIALDALIRLGATEEGRFIRTRKSLEDEDAEDLQALTLSGLTLLSWPEVIERGLTEQVRSLQFDTFLEHFGNMSKSPESFAHHIESRAFTPDFSNAVVNEAGEVVGYVLGSTYTHLTGDAEERSAHTDYIGVRADERKRGIGEFLLRKIWLAALRRGLSIASLGTDINNASKAHLLYARLGYVAVEHQSAYRIDSEGSAK; the protein is encoded by the coding sequence ATGACAGTGGAAGCAGAACGCCGCGTGACAAGCTGGACGGTGACACCTGCGACGCCGATCGACCATCCACAGATCGCCGATTTCCTGGCCACCACTGTCGGTATCGGGGGACGCAAGTTCGCGGCTGATTCCCGTGATATCGCCGAACAATTCGACGACGCCCTACCCGACGCGCTGCTGGTGGTGCACGACGAAGCGCAGCGCGTCCGGGGCTACGCGGCATTGCACGAGCCGCACGGGCTGGCCCCGGAGTTCCTGGCGGACTTCGTCTTCGACCCGGCGACCGCGGACGACGTCGTCGACGCGACTGTCGTGGCGGTAGTCGCCCGGTTCCAACGGGAAGCCGCCGTGATCCCGAAAGCGTTCCTGCGCAGTTTCATCGGGCCCACGCAGCAGATCGCCCTCGACGCCCTCATCCGACTCGGCGCCACGGAGGAAGGCCGCTTCATTCGGACCCGCAAGTCCCTGGAAGACGAGGACGCCGAGGACCTGCAGGCCCTGACGCTGTCCGGACTCACGTTGCTGAGCTGGCCGGAGGTGATCGAGCGGGGTCTCACCGAACAGGTGCGCAGTCTGCAGTTCGACACGTTCCTCGAACACTTCGGCAACATGTCCAAGTCGCCGGAGAGCTTCGCCCACCACATCGAGAGTCGTGCTTTCACACCGGATTTCAGCAACGCGGTGGTGAACGAAGCGGGCGAGGTGGTCGGGTACGTGCTGGGCTCGACCTACACCCACCTGACCGGCGACGCCGAGGAGCGCAGCGCGCACACCGACTACATCGGCGTACGCGCAGACGAACGCAAGCGCGGGATCGGTGAATTCCTGCTGCGCAAGATCTGGCTGGCGGCGCTGCGCCGCGGCCTGTCGATCGCGTCGCTGGGCACCGATATCAACAATGCGAGCAAGGCGCACCTGCTGTATGCCCGACTGGGATACGTCGCGGTCGAACACCAGTCCGCGTACCGCATCGACTCGGAAGGATCCGCCAAATGA
- a CDS encoding acyl-CoA dehydrogenase family protein: protein MSSTANYLQTPTADLDDLRAHFAPVFAKIAEANLDRERTRTFPHEQVSLLNEAGFGTLRIPVERGGFGASLQQVFLLLADLGEADANVAHIWRNHLAFVEDRLNAPVSDTNDIWINRFRAGEFVGGGWTEANNVTLANLVSTVTTEGDHYRVTGTKFYATGSLYADWLDVLGRGDDGELLTALVRADGPGVTLVDDWDGFGQRTTASGTARYERVRAERGDVFPAAERFAYQGHFYQIAMLSVLTGITRAALRDGSAALLGRKRNYPQGLTEVPAQDAQLLAVIGEVSADAFAAEAALAKAGEALDRIAGDDDGARRRLIAAEVAVSQAQLVIIAAALRATTTIFDALGASGVSEVRGLDRHWRNARTLASHNPRVYKARILGDHLINGTDPVPDFAALGRGGQGN, encoded by the coding sequence ATGAGCTCCACCGCAAACTATCTGCAGACTCCGACCGCCGATCTCGACGACCTACGGGCGCACTTCGCGCCGGTGTTCGCCAAGATCGCCGAGGCGAATCTGGACCGCGAACGCACGCGGACGTTTCCGCACGAGCAGGTGAGCCTGCTCAATGAAGCGGGGTTCGGCACGCTGCGAATCCCGGTGGAGCGCGGCGGTTTCGGCGCCTCACTGCAGCAGGTGTTCCTGCTGCTCGCCGACCTCGGGGAGGCCGATGCCAACGTCGCGCACATCTGGCGCAACCATCTGGCCTTCGTCGAGGACCGGCTGAACGCACCGGTATCCGATACCAATGACATCTGGATCAACCGGTTCCGGGCCGGTGAATTCGTCGGTGGTGGCTGGACGGAGGCCAACAACGTCACGCTCGCCAACCTGGTCTCGACCGTCACCACCGAGGGAGACCACTACCGGGTGACGGGCACGAAATTCTATGCCACGGGCAGTCTTTACGCGGACTGGCTCGATGTGCTCGGCCGCGGTGACGACGGCGAACTGCTCACCGCACTGGTGCGCGCCGACGGTCCCGGGGTCACCCTGGTCGACGACTGGGACGGCTTCGGCCAGCGCACCACGGCCAGCGGGACCGCCCGCTATGAGCGGGTGCGGGCCGAACGCGGCGATGTGTTTCCGGCCGCCGAACGGTTCGCCTATCAGGGCCACTTCTACCAGATCGCGATGTTGTCGGTACTGACCGGAATCACGCGGGCCGCGCTGCGCGACGGCTCGGCGGCTCTGCTCGGTCGTAAGCGCAACTACCCACAGGGCCTGACCGAGGTGCCAGCTCAGGACGCGCAGCTTCTGGCCGTCATCGGTGAGGTGTCCGCCGACGCGTTCGCGGCGGAAGCCGCACTTGCCAAGGCCGGCGAGGCGCTGGACCGCATCGCCGGAGACGACGACGGCGCGCGGCGGCGGCTGATCGCGGCCGAGGTGGCGGTGTCCCAGGCGCAGCTGGTGATCATCGCGGCCGCCCTGCGCGCCACCACGACGATCTTCGACGCGCTCGGTGCGTCCGGGGTGTCCGAAGTGCGTGGCCTGGACCGGCATTGGCGCAACGCCCGCACACTGGCCTCGCACAACCCGCGGGTGTACAAGGCGCGCATCCTCGGCGATCACCTGATCAACGGCACCGACCCGGTACCCGACTTCGCCGCGCTCGGGCGTGGGGGACAAGGCAATTAG